Proteins co-encoded in one Halorussus vallis genomic window:
- a CDS encoding metal-dependent hydrolase family protein yields the protein MILRDVRLLDGTGEVYEDAALQFDPESGRIGAVGDADPGPEEAVYDLRGKTLVPGLVDAHVHFSLSGEASVADVVDMSEGELMLVEARNARRTLEAGVTGVRAMGAKDLDVILAERVARGDVPGPRMVANCRSITITGGHGHHLGREVDGPTECRKAVREQVKRGARFIKFMATGGVTTPGTDPESPAFTPEETDALVDEAHRRGAHVATHAHGAEGVKQAVRAGVDTVEHGTFLDEEAVDLLVTEDVALVPTLSAPYRIVRNADHATEESLRKSSDVYERHIESFRRAVEAGVDIVGGTDAGTPFNYHGTNATELSFMVEHGMDPMDAVVAMTGRAADEIGLADAGVLRPGAHADFLVLDEDPLANISTVRDPEAVVKGGEVVSGRSLDRVSEE from the coding sequence ATGATTCTACGCGACGTTCGCCTGCTTGACGGGACCGGGGAGGTCTACGAGGACGCGGCGTTGCAGTTCGACCCTGAGTCGGGGCGCATCGGGGCGGTCGGCGACGCCGACCCCGGCCCCGAGGAGGCCGTCTACGACCTCCGGGGGAAGACGCTGGTGCCCGGTCTGGTGGACGCCCACGTCCACTTCTCGCTGTCCGGCGAGGCGAGCGTGGCCGACGTCGTCGACATGAGCGAGGGCGAACTGATGCTGGTCGAGGCGCGCAACGCCCGCCGGACGCTGGAAGCCGGCGTCACGGGCGTCCGGGCGATGGGGGCGAAGGACCTCGACGTGATACTCGCCGAGCGCGTCGCCCGCGGCGACGTGCCCGGCCCGCGGATGGTCGCCAACTGCCGCTCCATCACCATCACGGGCGGCCACGGCCACCACCTCGGCCGCGAAGTCGACGGGCCGACCGAGTGCCGGAAGGCGGTCCGCGAGCAGGTCAAGCGCGGCGCCCGGTTCATCAAGTTCATGGCGACCGGCGGGGTGACGACGCCCGGTACCGACCCCGAGAGCCCCGCGTTCACCCCCGAGGAAACCGACGCGCTGGTCGACGAGGCCCACCGCCGCGGCGCCCACGTCGCGACCCACGCCCACGGCGCGGAGGGTGTCAAGCAGGCCGTTCGCGCCGGAGTCGACACGGTCGAACACGGCACCTTCCTCGACGAGGAGGCCGTCGACCTGCTGGTCACCGAGGACGTCGCGCTGGTGCCGACCCTCTCGGCGCCGTACCGCATCGTCCGCAACGCCGACCACGCGACCGAAGAGAGCCTCCGGAAGTCGAGCGACGTCTACGAGCGCCACATCGAGTCGTTCCGGCGCGCGGTCGAGGCGGGCGTCGACATCGTCGGCGGCACCGACGCGGGGACGCCGTTCAACTACCACGGCACGAACGCGACGGAACTGTCGTTCATGGTCGAACACGGCATGGACCCGATGGACGCGGTGGTCGCGATGACCGGACGGGCCGCCGACGAAATCGGACTGGCGGACGCGGGCGTGCTTCGGCCGGGCGCGCACGCCGACTTCCTCGTCCTCGACGAGGACCCCCTCGCGAACATTTCGACCGTTCGCGACCCCGAGGCGGTCGTGAAGGGCGGAGAGGTCGTCTCCGGACGGTCGTTAGACAGAGTCTCCGAGGAGTAG
- a CDS encoding DUF7385 family protein, with protein sequence MSEHDETERFDVHAVRNALKLHRDTGDTQLWENRKGLDCPACEEAFAELLISERRRNQFNRPDGPLCVVRESDRVLVFTH encoded by the coding sequence ATGAGCGAACACGACGAGACGGAGCGCTTCGACGTCCACGCCGTCCGGAACGCGCTGAAACTCCACAGGGACACCGGCGACACGCAACTCTGGGAGAATCGCAAGGGCCTCGACTGTCCGGCCTGCGAGGAGGCGTTCGCCGAACTCCTGATATCCGAGCGCCGGAGGAATCAATTCAATCGACCCGACGGACCATTGTGCGTCGTCCGGGAGTCCGACAGAGTACTGGTGTTCACGCACTGA
- a CDS encoding NADH-ubiquinone oxidoreductase-F iron-sulfur binding region domain-containing protein, which produces MFRGNSEGDSTVVRVTVGPDEPPSDGSRSNDASADGEPPRRERGRRTLQAARTTAEEAAVLEVGSTGVRALEPLVLVTQEGRTAYHPRASPERARTLVERAESGDVGDEDATWVVDHDPDAETLPTPPDGPLAVGTRRVLGRCGWVDPESEVAADAAAASLAREDPTAALEQLETVGLLGRGRGDASQDAAVADGLTTVRETPGDPVVVVNANESDRRNETDRTLLGGAPAAVLDGALAVAAVVGAKPSDVVVYTNEVDDLARRRTRRAAAAVTDAFGERGDDEATVGGDDPPQVVAGPDEYIAGEFTMALEALEGNDRLEARLRPPGPGRHGLYGRPTVVHTPRTFAQVRRALLDPDAFDPADADPGTRVFTVAGDVETPATVELPTGGSLAAVRDAVDAAGRVKMACVGGQFGGFTRSLDRGVSAPALTGADLGTEGAVELLGEDRCAVATVGERARFASEENCGRCFPCREGSKQVLDLLRGVYDGDYDDDMIRELARTMRSSSICHFGQSAARSVGTALDRFETEFEAHADGRCPTGACEVSEP; this is translated from the coding sequence ATGTTCCGGGGCAACTCCGAGGGCGATTCGACCGTAGTCCGCGTCACGGTCGGCCCCGACGAACCGCCGAGCGACGGGTCGCGGTCGAACGACGCGAGCGCCGACGGCGAACCGCCTCGACGCGAACGGGGGCGACGGACCCTCCAGGCCGCTCGAACCACCGCCGAGGAGGCGGCGGTGCTCGAAGTCGGGTCGACCGGCGTCAGGGCGCTCGAACCGCTCGTTCTCGTCACGCAGGAGGGCCGGACGGCGTACCACCCGCGAGCGTCGCCCGAACGGGCGCGCACGCTCGTCGAACGCGCCGAGTCGGGCGACGTCGGCGACGAGGACGCGACGTGGGTCGTCGACCACGACCCCGACGCCGAGACGCTGCCGACCCCACCGGACGGACCGCTGGCGGTCGGCACCCGACGCGTTCTCGGACGGTGCGGCTGGGTCGACCCCGAGAGCGAAGTCGCGGCCGACGCGGCGGCCGCGTCGCTCGCGCGCGAGGACCCGACCGCGGCGCTCGAGCAACTCGAAACCGTCGGACTGCTGGGCAGGGGGCGGGGCGACGCTAGCCAGGACGCGGCCGTCGCCGACGGCCTGACCACCGTCCGCGAGACGCCGGGCGACCCGGTCGTGGTGGTGAACGCCAACGAGAGCGACCGCCGCAACGAAACCGACCGCACGCTACTTGGCGGCGCGCCGGCGGCGGTGCTCGACGGGGCGCTCGCCGTCGCCGCCGTCGTCGGCGCGAAACCGAGCGACGTCGTCGTGTACACGAACGAGGTCGACGACCTCGCCCGCCGGCGGACTCGACGCGCGGCGGCCGCCGTCACCGATGCGTTCGGCGAGCGAGGTGACGACGAAGCGACCGTGGGCGGTGACGACCCGCCGCAGGTCGTGGCCGGCCCCGACGAGTACATCGCCGGAGAGTTCACGATGGCGCTGGAGGCGCTGGAGGGCAACGACCGACTCGAAGCCCGACTTCGCCCGCCCGGCCCGGGACGACACGGCCTGTACGGTCGACCGACCGTCGTCCACACGCCGCGGACGTTCGCGCAGGTGCGGCGGGCGCTCCTCGACCCCGACGCGTTCGACCCCGCGGACGCCGACCCCGGGACGCGGGTCTTCACGGTCGCCGGCGACGTCGAGACGCCGGCGACAGTCGAGTTGCCGACCGGCGGGTCGCTGGCCGCCGTCCGGGACGCGGTCGACGCGGCGGGTCGAGTCAAGATGGCGTGCGTCGGCGGGCAGTTCGGCGGCTTCACCCGGTCGCTCGACCGCGGCGTGAGCGCGCCGGCGCTGACCGGCGCCGACCTCGGCACCGAGGGCGCGGTCGAACTACTCGGCGAGGACCGTTGCGCGGTGGCGACCGTCGGCGAGCGCGCCCGGTTCGCCAGCGAGGAGAACTGCGGCCGGTGTTTCCCCTGCCGCGAGGGGTCCAAGCAGGTCCTCGACCTGCTCCGCGGCGTCTACGACGGAGACTACGACGACGACATGATACGCGAACTTGCCCGTACGATGCGGAGTTCGAGCATCTGCCACTTCGGTCAGTCGGCCGCCCGGAGCGTCGGGACGGCCCTCGACCGGTTCGAAACCGAGTTCGAGGCCCACGCAGACGGCCGCTGTCCGACCGGCGCCTGCGAGGTGAGCGAGCCGTGA
- a CDS encoding HalOD1 output domain-containing protein, with protein sequence MSKVERRTRRTAEYERETPLRVHTDWSDTDTLDSAVACAVSRATGAPMTELAPLYEYMDPDALHEYVVSMRESDSKTSVTFEYEGHDVRVRSDGEILVWPSR encoded by the coding sequence ATGTCAAAAGTAGAAAGACGCACGAGACGCACGGCGGAGTACGAACGCGAGACACCACTGCGAGTGCACACGGACTGGTCGGACACCGACACGCTCGATTCGGCGGTCGCGTGTGCGGTCTCGCGGGCGACGGGTGCGCCGATGACGGAACTCGCACCGCTCTACGAGTACATGGACCCCGACGCGCTCCACGAGTACGTCGTCTCGATGCGCGAGAGCGATTCGAAGACGAGCGTGACGTTCGAGTACGAGGGCCACGACGTGCGAGTTCGCTCGGACGGCGAGATACTGGTCTGGCCGTCGCGGTAA
- a CDS encoding replication factor C large subunit: protein MTDWTEKYRPSTLSEVRGNNKARDKLKEWAETWDEHGEAVIVHGSPGVGKTSAAHALANDMGWPTIELNASDQRTASVVERTAGEAAKSGTLTGGGAGRRLVIMDEADNLHGNVDRGGSRAITGVVKDAGQPMVLIANEFYDMSNTLRNACETIEFRDVSARSIVPALRHICNEEGIEYEKAALKAVADKNSGDLRSAVNDLQAIAETSERLTEEDVDVTGERDSTSGIFDFLDALFKEEDARGALRESYDVDETPDDLINWVEDNVPKDYEGAELAAAYDFLANGDKWLGRVRASQNYSYWRYAGDNIAAGVAAARGGEKGGWTRYGPPSYWRKLGSSKGNRNKRDYIARKIAERDGVSMSTARREILPFLAAMTHHCKNRELTVAMAATYDLEEEHVSFVTGSGKTTNKVQNVVADAEELKEKEAVEHSGGAFDGAKASEPGVDENGEDGEAAEAEASAGTDEEDASAGGDDDGDDEAQSGLTDFA from the coding sequence ATGACCGACTGGACCGAGAAGTACCGGCCCTCCACCCTCTCGGAGGTCCGCGGGAACAACAAGGCCCGCGACAAACTGAAGGAGTGGGCCGAGACGTGGGACGAGCACGGCGAGGCCGTCATCGTCCACGGGAGCCCCGGTGTGGGCAAGACCTCCGCGGCCCACGCGCTGGCCAACGACATGGGCTGGCCGACCATCGAACTGAACGCCAGCGACCAGCGCACCGCCTCGGTGGTCGAGCGCACCGCGGGCGAGGCCGCAAAGAGCGGCACCCTCACCGGCGGCGGCGCGGGCCGACGACTCGTCATCATGGACGAGGCCGACAACCTCCACGGCAACGTCGACCGGGGCGGGTCGCGGGCCATCACGGGCGTCGTCAAGGACGCCGGCCAGCCGATGGTGCTCATCGCCAACGAGTTCTACGACATGTCGAACACGCTCCGAAACGCCTGCGAAACCATCGAGTTCCGGGACGTCTCCGCCCGGTCCATCGTGCCCGCGCTCCGGCACATCTGCAACGAGGAGGGCATCGAGTACGAGAAGGCGGCGCTGAAGGCCGTCGCCGACAAGAACAGCGGCGACCTGCGGTCGGCGGTCAACGACCTCCAAGCCATCGCCGAAACCAGCGAGCGACTCACCGAGGAAGACGTCGACGTCACCGGCGAGCGCGACAGCACCAGCGGCATCTTCGACTTCCTCGACGCGCTGTTCAAGGAAGAGGACGCCCGGGGGGCGCTCCGGGAGTCCTACGACGTCGACGAGACGCCCGACGACCTGATCAACTGGGTCGAGGACAACGTCCCGAAGGACTACGAGGGCGCGGAACTCGCCGCGGCCTACGACTTCCTGGCGAACGGCGACAAGTGGCTCGGGCGGGTGCGGGCCTCCCAGAACTACTCGTACTGGCGCTACGCGGGCGACAACATCGCTGCCGGCGTCGCCGCGGCCCGCGGGGGCGAGAAGGGCGGGTGGACCCGGTACGGCCCGCCGAGCTACTGGCGGAAACTCGGCAGTTCGAAGGGCAATCGCAACAAGCGCGACTACATCGCCCGGAAGATCGCCGAGCGAGACGGCGTGAGCATGTCGACCGCCCGTAGGGAGATACTACCCTTCCTCGCGGCGATGACCCACCACTGCAAGAACCGCGAACTGACCGTGGCGATGGCCGCCACCTACGACCTCGAGGAGGAACACGTCTCGTTCGTCACCGGAAGCGGCAAGACCACCAACAAGGTCCAGAACGTCGTGGCCGACGCCGAGGAACTCAAGGAGAAAGAGGCGGTCGAACACTCGGGCGGCGCGTTCGACGGCGCGAAGGCTTCCGAACCGGGCGTCGATGAAAACGGGGAGGACGGGGAGGCCGCGGAGGCCGAAGCGTCGGCGGGGACCGACGAGGAGGACGCGAGCGCCGGCGGAGACGACGACGGCGACGACGAGGCCCAATCGGGCCTCACCGACTTCGCCTGA
- a CDS encoding helix-turn-helix transcriptional regulator: MGVRQSERVAIAVVLCLTAAFGTASGATAGQPTAQAQAQGVTPDTVVMQVEVHENGSATWDIAYRTRLDDPETAAAFRGLKADIENNSSQHTKQFVRRMRDTIAGAERATGREMNGTNFSVDAEIREFPQRYGVVTYSFRWKGFAAVDGNDIRVGDALSGLILNEKTRLLISWPERYEATTIRPSPDEKRETAAVWTGPTEFAGDEPRLVLDGPGIGPFDLPMWAVAAVVGVTTAALAGVGGLWLYRRRDADAPVHDEPDDPDLPEELLSNEERVLRLLERRGGRVKQKAVVNELGWTEAKTSQVVGQLREQGEIESFRLGRENVLALAQEEHNA; encoded by the coding sequence ATGGGGGTGCGACAGTCCGAGCGTGTCGCCATCGCCGTGGTCCTCTGTCTGACCGCGGCGTTCGGCACGGCCAGCGGTGCGACGGCGGGTCAGCCGACCGCTCAGGCTCAGGCCCAGGGTGTGACGCCAGACACCGTCGTCATGCAGGTCGAGGTCCACGAGAACGGGTCTGCGACCTGGGACATCGCCTACCGGACGCGCCTCGACGACCCGGAGACGGCCGCCGCGTTCAGAGGGCTGAAAGCCGACATCGAGAACAACTCCTCGCAGCACACCAAGCAGTTCGTCCGCCGGATGCGCGACACCATCGCCGGGGCCGAGCGCGCGACCGGCCGCGAGATGAACGGGACGAACTTCAGCGTCGACGCCGAGATTCGCGAGTTCCCCCAGCGGTACGGCGTGGTCACCTACTCGTTCCGCTGGAAGGGGTTCGCCGCGGTCGACGGGAACGATATCCGGGTCGGCGACGCGCTCTCGGGGCTGATCCTGAACGAGAAGACCCGACTGCTCATCTCGTGGCCCGAGAGGTACGAGGCGACCACGATTCGACCCTCGCCCGACGAGAAGCGCGAAACCGCCGCGGTGTGGACCGGGCCGACCGAGTTCGCCGGCGACGAACCGCGACTCGTGCTCGACGGGCCGGGAATCGGCCCGTTCGACCTCCCGATGTGGGCCGTCGCCGCGGTCGTTGGCGTCACCACCGCGGCGCTGGCCGGCGTCGGCGGTCTGTGGCTGTACCGCCGCCGGGACGCCGACGCTCCCGTGCACGACGAACCCGACGACCCCGACCTCCCCGAGGAACTGCTGAGCAACGAGGAGCGCGTGCTCCGACTCCTCGAACGCCGGGGCGGCCGGGTCAAGCAGAAGGCGGTCGTGAACGAACTCGGCTGGACGGAGGCGAAGACCAGCCAGGTCGTCGGCCAACTCCGCGAACAGGGCGAGATAGAGAGCTTCCGTCTCGGCCGGGAGAACGTCCTCGCGCTGGCGCAGGAGGAGCATAATGCCTGA
- a CDS encoding GNAT family N-acetyltransferase, with product MTELFPATFETDRLRFERLCHENVDVLAFYGAFADGAVDPAVFEYVPQEPYRTPNEARDRIDSAESNWRDGRAAEYVVRVGSEDRRTGGGETADRLGDGEPRADELAGYATLHCE from the coding sequence GTGACTGAACTGTTCCCCGCGACGTTCGAAACCGACCGACTTCGGTTCGAACGTCTCTGTCACGAGAACGTCGACGTCCTCGCCTTCTACGGGGCGTTCGCGGACGGCGCGGTCGACCCGGCGGTCTTCGAGTACGTTCCCCAGGAACCATACCGAACGCCGAATGAGGCCCGCGACCGCATCGACTCGGCCGAGTCCAACTGGCGCGACGGCCGGGCCGCGGAGTACGTCGTGCGCGTCGGGTCGGAGGACCGACGAACCGGAGGCGGTGAAACCGCCGACCGTCTCGGAGACGGCGAACCGCGAGCCGACGAACTCGCGGGCTACGCCACGCTCCACTGCGAGTAG
- a CDS encoding GNAT family N-acetyltransferase, with protein MFPERIETERLQLERLSARNVDVLALYEHCSHHNPDIEELTEYLTWKPHETPKETADFVRTVEESWDAHEDATYAIRPREGEPQAGEFAGAAGLHFEWDRRSADLGTWLRKPFWGRGYSGERAAALMELAFDRLDLEVVSVTHAVGNEKSRRAIEKYVERAGGRCEGTLRNFEVYPDGPVDVRRYTVTREEWETGRD; from the coding sequence ATGTTCCCGGAGCGAATCGAAACCGAGCGTCTGCAACTCGAACGGCTCTCGGCCCGGAACGTCGACGTGCTGGCGCTGTACGAACACTGCTCGCACCACAACCCCGACATCGAGGAACTCACCGAGTATCTCACGTGGAAGCCCCACGAGACGCCGAAGGAGACCGCCGACTTCGTGCGGACGGTCGAGGAGTCGTGGGACGCCCACGAGGACGCGACCTACGCGATTCGCCCGAGGGAGGGCGAACCGCAAGCGGGCGAGTTCGCCGGCGCGGCCGGTCTCCACTTCGAGTGGGACCGCCGGAGCGCGGACCTCGGCACTTGGCTCCGTAAACCGTTCTGGGGCCGGGGCTACTCTGGCGAGCGCGCCGCGGCGCTGATGGAACTGGCGTTCGACCGCCTCGACCTCGAAGTCGTCTCGGTCACCCACGCCGTCGGCAACGAGAAGTCCCGGCGGGCCATCGAGAAGTATGTCGAGCGCGCGGGCGGTCGGTGCGAGGGCACGCTCCGGAACTTCGAGGTGTACCCGGACGGTCCGGTCGACGTGCGCCGCTACACCGTCACCCGGGAGGAGTGGGAGACGGGCCGTGACTGA
- a CDS encoding FxsA family protein, with amino-acid sequence MVKRLLLGLLLIPLLDALFLVYVASQLGAALTVALVVLTALVGTLFVRAEGRHTVRKLQRTLAEGEVPADELTDGALLIAAGAFLLTPGLVTDTVGFLLAFPPSRILVREAVQKWVVKPYLDEKTGGLASGNLYTFGFPNPEDATAGGTAADASGRSRARSEDTYRVDDDAYDIEFDDEKED; translated from the coding sequence ATGGTGAAACGCCTCCTGTTGGGCCTGCTGCTCATCCCGCTGCTCGACGCGCTGTTCCTCGTCTACGTGGCGTCACAGCTCGGGGCCGCGCTCACGGTCGCGCTCGTGGTGCTGACCGCGCTGGTCGGGACGCTGTTCGTCCGGGCCGAGGGTCGCCACACCGTCAGAAAACTCCAGCGCACGCTTGCGGAGGGCGAGGTGCCCGCCGACGAACTCACCGACGGGGCGCTGCTCATCGCGGCGGGCGCGTTCCTGCTGACGCCGGGGCTGGTCACCGACACCGTCGGCTTCCTGCTCGCGTTCCCGCCCTCGCGCATCCTCGTGCGCGAGGCGGTCCAGAAGTGGGTCGTCAAGCCCTACCTCGACGAGAAGACCGGCGGACTGGCCTCGGGCAACCTCTACACCTTCGGCTTCCCGAACCCCGAAGACGCGACCGCCGGCGGAACGGCGGCCGACGCTTCGGGGCGGTCGCGCGCCAGGTCCGAGGACACCTACCGCGTGGACGACGACGCCTACGACATCGAGTTCGACGACGAGAAGGAAGACTGA
- a CDS encoding CehA/McbA family metallohydrolase: MAGEVTVTIDPHVHSEGSYDGHEPVELLLEQASEVGLDGIVVTDHDEIDESLRAAELASEYGLLGIPGVEVSTAAGHLLAIGVEERPEPHRPFVETVERIRELGGAAVVPHPFQRTRHGVRKHKIRVCDAIEVFNSWLFTGYRNRRARRFAARNDYPGVAASDAHSARFLGRAYTELTVDGVSSKADLDGDRVVAAIEDGDAEIYGRRQPLYRSTKHYLKGAGRKVQWALRPAIGSLL; this comes from the coding sequence ATGGCCGGCGAGGTCACCGTCACCATCGACCCCCACGTCCACTCGGAAGGCTCCTACGACGGCCACGAACCGGTCGAACTCCTCCTCGAACAGGCGAGCGAGGTCGGCCTCGACGGCATCGTCGTCACCGACCACGACGAGATAGACGAGTCGCTCCGGGCGGCCGAACTCGCCTCCGAGTACGGCCTGCTCGGCATCCCCGGCGTCGAGGTTTCGACCGCCGCGGGCCACCTGCTCGCCATCGGCGTCGAGGAACGCCCCGAACCCCACCGCCCGTTCGTCGAGACGGTCGAGCGCATCCGCGAACTGGGCGGCGCCGCCGTCGTCCCCCACCCGTTCCAGCGGACGCGCCACGGGGTTCGCAAGCACAAGATACGCGTGTGCGACGCCATCGAGGTGTTCAACTCCTGGCTGTTCACCGGCTACCGGAACCGCCGCGCCAGGCGGTTCGCGGCGCGGAACGACTACCCCGGCGTCGCCGCCAGCGACGCCCACTCCGCGCGGTTCCTCGGCCGGGCGTACACCGAACTCACCGTCGACGGCGTCTCCTCGAAGGCCGACCTCGACGGCGACCGGGTGGTGGCCGCCATCGAGGACGGCGACGCCGAGATATACGGCCGCCGCCAGCCCCTCTACCGGAGCACGAAACACTACCTAAAAGGCGCCGGGCGGAAGGTCCAGTGGGCGCTCCGGCCCGCGATAGGGAGCCTCCTGTGA
- a CDS encoding Na+/H+ antiporter NhaC family protein, whose amino-acid sequence MALETIDAGVWSIVPALLAISLAWITRDAIIGLFVGIASTGPVYGALRPAASAVGVPPDIVGTPLAPVVGALFGLKLIPTLVATAPLFNDAWYVENVLLAIFAIGGTIGLMIRAGAIQGVLEALANWADSPADAEKAAFLAGVAVHIDDYFNCLVVGSMMRPLTDRYQVSRAKLAYYVDSAGSPASRLAFYSTWGAALIGFIGAGLESARSQGVLPSGLSGFVQASNNGPQAVTSEIWPLFFNSLFFGFYSWAALVIAAGVAWQVVPNVLGMGEEEHRARNGGGVVGPDDDPMISEEMDEYEMAETADPDWRNFAVPIAAMVVVGLGAMFWRGSPVVHIPGAPENVLFSLGGYSLMVPPEGAWAFNIGGVKLGLAATTALVVAFVLYRLRGDIPSNDDATSAMLRGFKGIFLAALILTLASSIQNSVTTLGISSFVTDWFSGVPPEVVPLIVFLATAAISFADGSSWSTYGIMFPIAIPVAFTTGANLPLVLGAVFSGGIFGDHSSPISDTTVLASSTSGSDHMVHVRTQIPYAVASATIAGALFLLLGFVLPQGFEVIPY is encoded by the coding sequence ATGGCTCTCGAAACCATCGACGCGGGCGTCTGGTCGATCGTGCCCGCGCTTCTGGCCATCTCGCTGGCGTGGATCACCCGCGACGCCATCATCGGCCTGTTCGTCGGCATCGCGAGCACTGGTCCGGTGTACGGCGCGCTCCGGCCCGCCGCCAGCGCGGTGGGCGTCCCGCCCGACATCGTCGGGACGCCGCTCGCGCCGGTCGTCGGCGCGCTGTTTGGACTGAAACTGATACCCACTCTCGTCGCCACCGCGCCGCTGTTCAACGACGCGTGGTACGTCGAGAACGTCCTGCTGGCCATCTTCGCCATCGGCGGCACCATCGGACTGATGATCCGGGCGGGCGCGATCCAGGGCGTGCTCGAAGCGCTGGCGAACTGGGCCGACTCCCCGGCCGACGCCGAGAAGGCCGCCTTCCTCGCCGGCGTCGCCGTCCACATCGACGACTACTTCAACTGTTTGGTGGTCGGGTCGATGATGCGCCCGCTGACCGACCGCTACCAGGTTTCGCGGGCCAAACTGGCCTACTACGTCGACAGCGCGGGGAGTCCGGCGTCCCGTCTGGCGTTCTACTCGACGTGGGGCGCGGCGCTCATCGGCTTCATCGGCGCGGGCCTCGAATCCGCCCGGAGCCAGGGCGTGCTACCCAGCGGGCTGAGCGGGTTCGTCCAGGCGTCGAACAACGGCCCGCAGGCGGTCACCTCCGAGATATGGCCGCTCTTCTTCAACAGCCTCTTCTTCGGCTTCTACTCGTGGGCCGCGCTGGTCATCGCCGCAGGCGTGGCCTGGCAGGTGGTCCCGAACGTCCTCGGCATGGGCGAGGAGGAGCACCGCGCCAGAAACGGCGGCGGCGTGGTCGGCCCGGACGACGACCCGATGATCTCCGAGGAGATGGACGAGTACGAGATGGCCGAAACCGCCGACCCCGACTGGCGCAACTTCGCGGTTCCCATCGCCGCGATGGTGGTCGTCGGCCTCGGCGCGATGTTCTGGCGCGGAAGCCCGGTGGTCCACATCCCCGGCGCGCCAGAGAACGTCCTGTTCTCGCTCGGCGGCTACAGCCTGATGGTGCCGCCCGAGGGCGCGTGGGCGTTCAACATCGGCGGCGTGAAACTCGGCCTGGCCGCGACCACCGCGCTGGTCGTCGCGTTCGTCCTCTATCGACTCCGGGGCGACATCCCGAGCAACGACGACGCGACCAGCGCGATGCTTCGAGGATTCAAGGGTATCTTCCTGGCGGCGCTCATCCTCACGCTCGCCTCCTCGATACAGAACAGCGTCACCACGCTCGGCATCTCGAGCTTCGTCACCGACTGGTTCTCGGGCGTCCCGCCCGAGGTCGTCCCGCTCATCGTCTTCCTCGCGACGGCGGCCATCAGCTTCGCCGACGGGAGTTCGTGGTCGACCTACGGCATCATGTTCCCTATCGCCATCCCGGTGGCGTTCACGACCGGCGCGAACCTCCCGCTGGTGCTCGGCGCGGTGTTCAGCGGCGGCATCTTCGGCGACCACTCCTCGCCCATCTCCGACACGACCGTGCTGGCGTCCTCGACCAGCGGGAGCGACCACATGGTCCACGTCAGGACCCAGATTCCCTACGCGGTGGCGTCGGCGACCATCGCGGGCGCGCTGTTCCTCCTGCTGGGCTTCGTCCTCCCGCAGGGGTTCGAAGTCATCCCGTACTGA